A genomic window from Vicia villosa cultivar HV-30 ecotype Madison, WI unplaced genomic scaffold, Vvil1.0 ctg.000192F_1_1_3_1, whole genome shotgun sequence includes:
- the LOC131625198 gene encoding uncharacterized protein LOC131625198, producing MSSNNTTPTRNHHIKFIFSLPSSNIIHLSTIMSNSSEYLETLLTSAKPFIRNELTSINTNLSSLITILHSRGASECWHKHGTFLQHLVDIFRILHLWKSPYSVSLCGLFHSAYSNSYVNLAIFDPSTSREIVREHVGVEAERLIHLFCVVPRQTMIHDDLLFHYTDKELCDDLEKSELSLRDAKEKGSFNRDERWRKKLQGLVPVDGVKVKHIRTGEDVRVSRRVVAVFVMMTMADFSDQLFGFQDMLFENFDGRLEFKGNNFGAVWPGNGKPGLWLNSISRMGAVYNLILREEEIFLEEKKKSVGVGEGRVNVDCERDEDIELVLPPVFDKCSKVLDAGDQIVARDLYWEALNCEEGLGKIEELLVKSVEKNPFVGEPHVVLSQVYLTKGRFEEGEREAERGLILLLEWGCPWDKRVSWEGWISWTRVLLMKAKEKSWPNTSWGILNLGLVK from the coding sequence ATGTCATCCAACAACACAACACCAACACGGAACCACCACATTAAATTCATCTTTTCACTTCCAAGTTCCAACATTATTCATCTTTCTACGATCATGTCAAATTCAAGTGAATACCTCGAAACCCTCTTAACCTCCGCTAAACCCTTCATCCGTAACGAACTCACCTCCATCAACACCAACCTCTCTTCCTTAATAACCATCCTCCACTCCCGTGGTGCATCAGAATGTTGGCACAAACACGGTACTTTCCTTCAACACCTTGTCGACATTTTCAGAATCCTCCATCTCTGGAAATCCCCATACTCAGTCTCTCTCTGTGGCCTCTTCCACTCAGCATACTCCAATTCCTACGTTAACCTCGCCATCTTCGACCCTTCAACCTCTCGCGAAATAGTCCGGGAACACGTTGGAGTAGAAGCAGAACGTTTGATTCATTTGTTCTGTGTTGTTCCTAGACAGACTATGATTCATGATGATCTTCTTTTTCATTACACTGATAAGGAGCTTTGTGATGATCTTGAAAAATCGGAGTTGTCTTTGAGGGATGCAAAGGAGAAGGGGAGTTTTAATAGGGATGAAAGATGGAGGAAGAAACTGCAGGGTCTTGTTCCTGTTGATGGGGTGAAAGTGAAGCATATTAGAACTGGTGAAGATGTGAGGGTTTCGAGGAGGGTTGTGGCGGTTTTTGTTATGATGACTATGGCTGATTTTAGTGATCAGCTTTTTGGTTTTCAGGATATGTTGTTTGAGAATTTTGATGGGAGGCTTGAGTTTAAAGGGAACAATTTTGGTGCTGTTTGGCCGGGAAATGGTAAGCCGGGTTTATGGTTGAATTCGATTTCGAGAATGGGAGCggtttataatttgattttgaggGAGGAAGAGATTTTcttggaagagaagaagaaaagtgtTGGAGTAGGAGAAGGAAGAGTTAATGTTGAttgtgagagagatgaggataTTGAGTTGGTTTTGCCGCCGGTTTTCGATAAATGTTCAAAGGTTTTGGATGCTGGGGATCAAATAGTTGCAAGGGATTTGTATTGGGAAGCATTGAATTGTGAAGAAGGGTTGGGGAAGATTGAGGAGTTGTTGGTGAAGAGTGTTGAGAAAAACCCTTTTGTGGGAGAGCCACATGTAGTGTTGAGTCAAGTTTATTTGACAAAGGGGAGATTTGAAGAGGGTGAGAGAGAAGCTGAGAGAGGATTGATTCTTTTGCTTGAGTGGGGATGTCCTTGGGATAAAAGGGTTTCTTGGGAAGGTTGGATTTCATGGACTAGAGTTTTGTTGATGAAGGCAAAAGAGAAATCTTGGCCTAATACTTCATGGGGTATCCTCAATTTAGGTCTTGTAAAGTAG
- the LOC131625187 gene encoding benzyl alcohol O-benzoyltransferase-like gives MAQSLVFTVRRRAPELITPAKPTPHETKLLSDIDDQDGLRLQIPVIQFYSYDPNMIGKDPVEVIRKALAKTLVFYYPFAGRLREGPGRKLMVDCNEEGVLFIEADADVTLKQFGDALHPPFPLLNELLYDVPGSSDLLNTPLLLVQVTRLKCGGFIFALRLNHTMSDAPGLVQFMSALGETTRGMDKPSISPVWCRELLNARDPPRVTCTHREYERAPDKKENLIPFDDMVHHTFFFGPTEVAAIRSLLPPCQRQQYSNFEIIAAYFWRCRTIALQLNPNEEVRIICIVNARSKHVNLLLPNGYYGNALAKPAAVTTAGKLTENPLAYALDLVKMAKANVTQEYMRSIADLMVIKGRPGYTVEGLYLVTDVTRAGFREVDFGWGKAVYGGPARTGDGGIAGFHIPFKNAKGEDGLIIPFFLPSHAMERLIKETDNLLKRNINQLTKNNPKSGITISSL, from the exons ATGGCCCAATCTCTGGTATTCACGGTGAGAAGGCGTGCACCTGAACTTATAACACCTGCAAAACCAACACCTCATGAAACCAAATTACTTTCAGACATTGATGACCAAGATGGTTTACGTTTACAAATTCCAGTTATACAATTTTACAGCTATGATCCAAATATGATAGGGAAAGACCCTGTTGAAGTTATTCGAAAAGCATTGGCAAAAACACTTGTGTTTTACTATCCATTTGCAGGCAGATTGAGGGAAGGTCCCGGTAGGAAACTTATGGTTGACTGTAATGAAGAAGGTGTATTGTTCATTGAAGCTGATGCTGATGTTACTCTTAAACAATTTGGTGATGCTCTTCATCCTCCATTTCCTTTATTGAATGAGCTTCTTTATGATGTTCCTGGTTCTTCAGATTTGCTTAATACTCCACTGCTGCTTGTTCAG GTAACACGTCTAAAGTGTGGTGGTTTCATTTTCGCGCTTCGTTTAAACCATACAATGAGTGACGCGCCAGGTTTAGTTCAATTCATGAGCGCCTTAGGAGAAACAACTCGCGGAATGGACAAACCTTCAATCTCACCAGTGTGGTGCAGAGAGCTTCTAAATGCAAGGGATCCACCAAGAGTGACGTGCACTCACCGTGAATATGAAAGAGCGCCCGACAAAAAAGAAAACCTCATTCCCTTCGATGACATGGTTCACCACACTTTCTTCTTTGGTCCTACTGAGGTAGCTGCAATTCGCTCTCTTCTTCCACCTTGCCAACGACAACAATACTCGAATTTTGAAATCATCGCCGCTTACTTTTGGCGTTGTCGTACTATAGCATTACAACTAAATCCTAATGAAGAAGTTCGTATAATCTGCATTGTCAATGCGCGGAGCAAACATGTAAACCTACTGCTACCAAATGGTTACTATGGTAACGCTCTAGCGAAACCTGCTGCAGTTACAACTGCAGGAAAACTAACTGAAAATCCCTTGGCGTATGCTTTGGATTTAGTTAAGATGGCAAAAGCAAATGTCACACAAGAGTATATGCGTTCAATTGCGGACTTAATGGTCATCAAGGGTCGACCTGGTTATACAGTGGAGGGATTGTATCTAGTTACTGATGTGACACGTGCTGGATTTAGAGAGGTAGATTTTGGTTGGGGGAAAGCTGTTTATGGAGGACCGGCTAGAACAGGAGATGGTGGTATTGCTGGCTTTCATATACCTTTCAAAAATGCTAAAGGGGAGGATGGTTTGATTATACCATTTTTTCTCCCATCTCATGCCATGGAGAGGTTGATAAAAGAGACGGATAATTTACTTAAGAGAAACATTAACCAGCTTACTAAGAATAATCCAAAATCTGGTATCACTATTTCTTCATTGTAG
- the LOC131625189 gene encoding protein FAR1-RELATED SEQUENCE 5-like, with the protein MYHKHPKGVVTDGDLAMREAIRNVFPNSLHRLCSWHLHRYACENVKNLKFLEDFKSLIYDTYTVDEFKNEWKRVVDDCGLSNNKWVKKTYDMKRIWASSYMRDKFFCGIRTISISEAVNFFIKMYVQNKSNLVDFLHGFERAVKEYRHNELMSNFKTFYYDPVLTTKLEGLELETAKISIGEKFKEVQDEIEDAITVNVIEHSELENVVTFKMNRFCNKNSTYLVHLDKVQSKFLCDCNLFERVGIPCSHIICAMRHEHMNIFPNSLICKRWTRSVKDDYISSMSSKECDDEKMVMFHRGTMSSAFNSMCDISCKHPNDFKEALKGIYSLCEKIKRRRDANGNHKTNTNVINDPIQRKTKGAPRKNKGIPRKTKGASRKTKGVPCNTSHTKHKCQDISKNDVLHEVDKDSVAISNVGCEGVDKNYGSHQKKKDVNLFIKNEEIGRSNENMPNTPIAFENNVHGCGLIYGIPSIKMEGQNVT; encoded by the exons ATGTATCATAAACATCCTAAAGGGGTAGTTACAGATGGAGATCTTGCAATGAGAGAAGCTATTCGAAATGTATTTCCAAACTCGTTGCATCGTCTTTGTTCATGGCATCTACATCGATATGCTTGTGAGAATGTGAAGAATCTAAAATTCTTGGAAGATTTTAAGTCATTAATTTATGATACTTATACTGTAGACGAGTTTAAAAATGAGTGGAAGAGGGTAGTTGATGATTGTGGTTTATCAAATAACAAATGGGTTAAGAAAACATATGACATGAAGAGAATATGGGCTAGTTCATACATGCGAGACAAGTTTTTTTGTGGTATAAGAACTATATCAATCTCTGAAGCCGTCAACTTTTTTATAAAGATGTATGTTCAGAATAAAAGCAATCTTGTTGATTTCTTGCACGGTTTCGAAAGAGCTGTAAAAGAATACAGACATAATGAGTTAATGTCTAATTTTAAAACGTTCTATTATGATCCCGTGCTAACAACTAAATTGGAGGGGTTGGAGCTCGAAACTGCAAAGATCTCTATTGGGGAAAAATTTAAGGAAGTTCAAGATGAAATAGAAGATGCGATCACGGTAAATGTTATCGAACACTCTGAGCTCGAAAATGTTGTGACTTTTAAGATGAATAGATTTTGCAACAAAAATTCTACATATCTAGTTCATCTTGATAAGGTGCAAAGTAAATTTTTATGTGATTGTAATTTGTTTGAACGGGTAGGAATTCCATGTTCTCACATCATTTGTGCCATGAGGCATGAGCACATGAACATATTTCCAAATAGTTTGATTTGTAAAAGATGGACCAGATCAGTAAAGGATGATTATATATCGTCAATGTCTTCTAAAGAATGTGATGATGAGAAAATGGTCATGTTCCATCGAGGGACTATGTCTTCTGCGTTTAATAGTATGTGTGATATTTCTTGTAAGCATCCAAATGATTTTAAAGAGGCTTTGAAAGGTATTTATAGTttgtgtgagaaaataaagaggcGTCGTGATGCCAATGGAAATCATAAGACTAATACAAATGTTATTAATGATCCCATTCAGAGGAAGACCAAAGGTGCTCCTCGTAAGAACAAAGGCATTCCTCGCAAGACCAAAGGTGCTTCTCGTAAGACAAAAGGTGTCCCTTGTAATACCAGTCACACAAAGCATAAGTGTCAAGATATAAGTAAAAATGATGTTCTACATGAAGTTGACAAAGACTCTGTTGCAATATCAAATGTAGGGTGTGAG GGTGTTGATAAGAATTATGGCAGCCATCAGAAGAAAAAAGATGTTAATTTGTTT ATTAAAAATGAAGAGATTGGCCGATCAAACGAGAACATGCCAAACACACCTATAGCTTTTGAAAAT AATGTTCACGGTTGCGGTCTTATATATGGTATACCCTCTATTAAAATGGAAGGTCAAAATGTAACATGA
- the LOC131625197 gene encoding pentatricopeptide repeat-containing protein At5g16860-like, with protein sequence MLLRFLPFNSKPLLIINTHHLLSYHSTTTTPTISTQLCKTSIQSKLLHQQYIVHGHTLNYTNITNLIANYISSNSTTNAILLLESLTPSHSSVFWWNQLIRNALHRNSPHIALTLFRRMKTLNWTPDHYTFPFVFKACGEISCLNLGCSIHGFVLRSGFDSNVFVCNAVVSMYGKCNALVYARKVFDELCSRGICDLVSWNSIVSAYSHCFVPKVAVLLFREMTVGYGLLPDAVGVVNILPVCGFLGLGLLGKQVHGFGVRTGLVDDVFVGNALVDMYAKCGKMADANKVFERMGFKDVVTWNAMVTGYSQTGRFEDALSLFEKMREEEIELDVVTWSSVISGYAQKGFGCEAMNVFREMCGCGCRPNVVTLVSLLSGCASVGALLHGKESHCYAIKFILKGGDYDDDDLMVINALIDMYAKCRSLEVARAMFDEICPKDRDVVTWTVMIGGYAQHGDANHALQLFSEMFKIDKCIVPNDFTISCVLMACARLAALRFGKQIHAYVLRRSRIDSDVLFVANCLIDMYSKSGDVDTARVVFDNIPKRNAVSWTSLLTGYGLHGRSEDALRVFDEMREVSLVPDGITFLVLLYTCSHSGMTDRGIDLFYRMRKDFGVDPGAEHYACMVDLLGRAGRLGEAMRLINDMPMEPTSVVWVSLLSACRIHSNVELGEFAAKKLLELEADNDGSYTLLSNIYANARRWKDVARVRYLMKRTGIKKRPGCSWVQGRKGMETFYVGDRTHSQSQEIYETLADLIQRIKAIGYVPQTSFALHDVDDEEKGDLLFEHSEKLALAYAILTLPRGAPIRITKNLRICGDCHSAITYISLIVEHEIILRDSSRFHHFKNGSCSCKGYW encoded by the coding sequence ATGCTCTTACGCTTCCTTCCATTCAACTCAAAACCACTACTTATCATCAATACCCACCATCTCCTCTCATATCATTCCACCACTACAACCCCAACAATTTCAACACAACTATGCAAAACCTCAATCCAATCAAAACTACTCCATCAACAATACATCGTACACGGTCATACCTTAAACTACACAAACATCACCAACCTCATCGCCAATTACATTTCCTCAAATTCCACCACAAACGCTATTTTACTTCTCGAAAGCCTCACACCATCTCACTCATCAGTTTTCTGGTGGAACCAACTTATACGAAACGCACTTCACCGCAACTCCCCTCACATTGCTTTGACTCTTTTTCGTCGTATGAAAACACTCAACTGGACACCTGATCATTACACATTCCCGTTTGTTTTCAAAGCTTGCGGCGAAATTTCGTGTTTAAATCTCGGTTGTTCGATTCATGGCTTCGTATTGAGATCGGGTTTTGATTCTAATGTGTTTGTTTGTAATGCGGTTGTTTCGATGTATGGTAAATGTAATGCGCTTGTTTATGCGCGTAAGGTGTTTGATGAATTGTGTAGTAGAGGGATTTGTGATTTGGTGTCGTGGAATTCGATTGTGTCGGCTTATTCGCATTGTTTTGTTCCGAAAGTTGCGGTTTTGCTTTTTCGTGAAATGACGGTGGGTTATGGGTTGTTGCCGGATGCTGTTGGTGTTGTTAATATACTTCCTGTTTGTGGTTTTCTTGGTTTAGGGTTGCTTGGGAAACAGGTTCATGGTTTTGGTGTTAGAACTGGGTTGGTTGATGATGTCTTTGTTGGGAATGCTTTGGTTGATATGTATGCGAAATGTGGGAAAATGGCGGATGCTAATAAGGTTTTTGAGAGGATGGGGTTTAAGGATGTTGTTACTTGGAATGCTATGGTTACTGGGTATTCTCAAACTGGTAGATTTGAGGATGCACTTTCTTTGTTTGAGAAAATGAGGGAGGAGGAAATTGAGTTGGATGTTGTTACTTGGAGTTCTGTTATTTCTGGGTATGCTCAGAAAGGGTTTGGTTGTGAAGCAATGAATGTGTTTAGGGAAATGTGTGGATGTGGTTGTCGTCCTAATGTGGTTACTCTCGTGTCGTTGCTTTCAGGCTGTGCGTCTGTTGGagcattgcttcatggaaaagAAAGTCATTGTTATGCAATTAAATTTATTCTCAAGGGAGgagattatgatgatgatgatttgatggTGATTAATGCTTTAATTGATATGTATGCTAAGTGTCGGAGTTTAGAAGTGGCTCGTGCGATGTTTGATGAAATATGTCCTAAAGATAGGGATGTGGTGACTTGGACTGTGATGATCGGAGGATATGCTCAGCATGGTGATGCCAATCATGCCCTGCAGCTTTTCTCTGAAATGTTTAAAATTGATAAGTGTATAGTTCCTAATGATTTTACTATATCTTGTGTGCTCATGGCTTGTGCTCGTTTGGCGGCGTTGAGGTTTGGTAAGCAAATTCATGCTTATGTGTTGAGAAGAAGTCGTATTGATTCAGATGTTCTGTTTGTGGCTAATTGTCTCATAGACATGTATtctaaatctggagatgtagatACTGCTCGAGTTGTTTTTGACAACATCCCAAAGAGAAACGCCGTCTCTTGGACCTCGTTACTCACGGGGTATGGCTTGCATGGACGCAGCGAAGATGCTCTCCGTGTTTTTGATGAGATGAGGGAAGTGTCTCTAGTGCCTGATGGCATAACCTTTCTCGTATTGCTTTATACTTGTAGTCATTCGGGAATGACGGATCGTGGAATTGATTTGTTTTATAGAATGAGAAAAGATTTTGGGGTTGATCCCGGAGCAGAGCATTATGCTTGTATGGTTGATCTTTTGGGTCGGGCTGGTCGTCTAGGTGAAGCTATGAGACTCATTAATGATATGCCGATGGAACCAACATCAGTGGTGTGGGTGTCATTGCTTAGTGCTTGTAGGATACACTCAAATGTAGAACTTGGCGAATTTGCGGCAAAAAAGTTGTTAGAATTGGAGGCCGATAATGACGGGTCATATACATTACTTTCAAACATATATGCTAATGCTAGACGCTGGAAAGATGTGGCTAGGGTTAGATATTTGATGAAACGTACTGGAATCAAGAAAAGACCTGGTTGCAGCTGGGTCCAAGGAAGGAAAGGCATGGAAACCTTCTATGTTGGAGACAGAACTCACTCACAATCTCAGGAGATATATGAAACACTTGCAGATTTGATTCAGCGCATTAAGGCCATTGGGTATGTTCCACAGACAAGCTTTGCTCTTCATGATGTGGATGATGAAGAAAAAGGTGACCTACTTTTTGAACACAGTGAGAAGTTGGCTCTTGCCTATGCCATCTTAACACTGCCCAGAGGAGCACCTATTCGAATCACTAAGAATTTACGCATTTGTGGTGATTGCCATAGTGCTATAACCTACATATCCCTGATCGTAGAACATGAGATCATACTAAGAGACTCTAGTCGCTTCCATCATTTCAAAAATGGATCCTGCTCGTGCAAAGGGTACTGGTGA
- the LOC131625196 gene encoding uncharacterized protein LOC131625196 produces MHRVLLPMAESSVERGRRLKRKRKRKHVVETVTRLLQSELKDLLMVRVLLPESSLERGKMLKRVRKHAVEHVVERVIRLLISELKNVDDLVGNFERRLKSEWKHVEDDLVERGTPPKSDSTYNKQNRNSRKKQFVADRKKQFRANMAARRKHRKSRNLSEYDAVYPPLILPPLLRPIGGIGPYSIDGVNSGRIAGYCKTALKEFNECNHQDPKFDFDGLVKATHRLPTTYFITFKAKKQDDASPTIFQTNIKGKFDRSFEVISCAIKKD; encoded by the exons ATGCATAGGGTTTTGTTGCCGATGGCGGAAAGCAGTGTTGAAAGAGGTAGGCGGCTGAAACGGAAACGGAAACGGAAACATGTCGTTGAAACAGTTACCCGGCTGTTGCAATCGGAACTCAAAGATCTTCTTATGGTTAGGGTTTTGTTGCCGGAAAGCAGTCTCGAAAGAGGTAAGATGCTGAAACGGGTACGGAAACATGCTGTTGAACATGTTGTTGAAAGAGTAATCCGGCTTCTGATATCGGAACTGAAAAATGTTGATGATCTTGTGGGTAATTTTGAAAGACGGCTGAAATCGGAATGGAAACATGTTGAAGATGATCTTGTTGAAAGAGGTACGCCGCCGAAATCGGATTCGACATACAACAAACAAAACAGAAACTCCAGGAAGAAACAATTCGTGGCTGATAGAAAAAAACAATTCAGGGCTAATATGGCGGCTCGGAGAAAACATCGAAAATCTCGAAACCTAAGT GAATATGATGCTGTTTACCCTCCACTAATTTTACCACCACTTTTACGACCAATTGGTGGTATCGGTCCCTATTCCATAGACGGAGTAAATAGCGGTCGTATAGCTGGATATTGTAAAACTGCTTTGAAAGAGTTCAACGAATGCAATCATCAG GatccaaaatttgattttgatggCCTTGTCAAGGCAACCCATAGGCTTCCTACAACGTATTTTATTACCTTTAAGGCAAAAAAACAAGATGATGCTTCCCCAACAATTTTCCAGACCAATATTAAGGGGAAGTTTGATCGTTCCTTTGAGGTCATCTCTTGTGCCATCAAAAAAGACTAA